A genomic stretch from Echeneis naucrates chromosome 6, fEcheNa1.1, whole genome shotgun sequence includes:
- the gja9a gene encoding gap junction alpha-9 protein: MGDWNFLGGILEEVHIHSTMVGKIWLTILFIFRMLVLGVAAEDVWNDEQADFVCNTEQPGCRNVCYDLAFPISLIRFWVLQVIFVSSPSLVYMGHALYRLRALEKARQKKKALLRKELELVDVEMAEARKRIEREMKQLDQGKLNKPPLRGSLLRTYVAHIVTRSVVEVVFMTGQYLLYGFHLYPLFKCERDPCPNAVDCYVSRPTEKSVFMVFMQCIAAISLFLNILEIMHLGYKKIKKTILDFYAHLRDERDELDELYENRYKKESVVQIGTSAARKATIASAPSDYLIMERSQGTVMYPNLINPSNILPLQGEQAIQQDLDDCRCSAQCPPGCTCTSTTNEPCSACCDSPINPKQETEDFLNLPRRPEGDSSDRESPDSPKRPQRAAHVCSFPTLPLSSSRRPWITHSSSKCSTVLEGKSSDTDSYGGTKASSGPPSSGNQSKSDEKHQSRAASPESPDHSGSESGQNTRPPSCKASVASNTSSRRAPDLQI, encoded by the coding sequence ATGGGGGACTGGAATTTCCTTGGGGGGATTTTAGAGGAGGTGCATATCCACTCTACTATGGTTGGCAAGATCTGGCTCACCATCCTGTTCATCTTTCGTATGCTTGTCCTCGGTGTGGCAGCGGAGGATGTGTGGAATGATGAGCAGGCCGACTTCGTCTGCAACACTGAGCAGCCTGGGTGCAGAAACGTCTGCTACGACCTGGCTTTCCCAATCTCCCTCATCCGCTTCTGGGTGCTGCAGGTCATATTTGTGTCCTCCCCCTCTCTGGTTTACATGGGCCACGCTCTCTACAGGCTCCGGGCACTGGAAAAGGCCCGGCAGAAGAAGAAGGCTCTGTTGCGGAAGGAGCTGGAGTTGGTGGATGTAGAGATGGCAGAAGCCCGGAAGAGGATTGAGCGGGAGATGAAGCAACTTGATCAGGGGAAGCTCAACAAACCTCCTCTGAGGGGCTCTCTGCTGCGCACATACGTGGCACACATTGTAACTCGCTCCGTTGTCGAAGTGGTGTTCATGACAGGCCAGTATCTTCTCTATGGTTTTCACCTCTACCCTTTGTTCAAGTGTGAGCGGGATCCTTGTCCAAACGCTGTAGACTGCTACGTTTCCAGACCAACAGAGAAAAGTGTCTTCATGGTGTTCATGCAGTGCATTGCTGCGATCTCCCTCTTCCTAAACATCTTAGAGATCATGCATCTGGGCTACAAGAAGATTAAAAAGACCATCTTGGACTTCTACGCTCATTTAAGAGACGAGAGAGATGAACTTGATGAACTCTATgaaaacagatataaaaaaGAGTCTGTTGTTCAAATAGGCACCAGTGCAGCTCGAAAGGCAACAATTGCCTCTGCACCCAGTGACTACCTCATTATGGAGAGGTCTCAGGGCACAGTGATGTACCCAAACCTTATCAATCCCTCAAATATTCTACCTCTTCAGGGCGAGCAGGCCATTCAGCAGGATTTGGACGATTGCAGATGTTCAGCTCAGTGCCCTCCAGGGTGTACCTGCACCTCGACTACCAATGAGCCCTGCTCGGCATGCTGTGACTCCCCGATTAATCCAAAGCAGGAGACTGAGGACTTTTTAAATCTTCCTCGACGCCCAGAGGGAGAcagcagtgacagagagagcCCAGACTCTCCAAAACGCCCACAGCGGGCAGCTCACGTTTGCTCCTTCCCCACCCTGCCACTGAGCTCATCTAGGAGACCGTGGATAACTCACAGCTCTTCCAAATGCTCCACAGTGCTGGAGGGTAAAAGCTCTGATACAGATTCATATGGAGGTACAAAAGCCAGCAGTGGACCTCCGTCCTCTGGAAATCAGTCCAAATCAGATGAGAAACACCAAAGCCGGGCCGCCTCCCCAGAGTCACCAGACCACTCCGGCTCAGAATCCGGACAAAACACAAGACCACCTTCCTGCAAAGCATCAGTGGCGAGTAACACGAGCAGCAGACGAGCTCCAGACCTGCAGATCTAA
- the cnr2 gene encoding cannabinoid receptor 2 produces MEGTAPLEAKENNSLSPDYLSNESLEYYMVLSDVEKIAIGSICYLAGPITLLENALVLGVITATASLRHRPSFLFIGSLALADVFASCFFTTSFLDFHLYRRSDNATAYLFKLGGVTMAFTSSVGSLLLTALDRYLCIYHASRYKVMLTRRRALLSLLALWTTTIFISFLPLIGWRCHTELKLPCSHLFPYINKGYLACWVSFILVLLALIMGAYALILWKAHRHESSMASLQGAAGTRQARMRMDIRLARTFGLILLILVSCWLPALSFMLADVCIRLSRPKQRAFAFVSTLCLLNSAVNPLLYALRCRELRVALLKCIQRLCVFGRCQTPSADLTPGLQSTDHNFSGVSETDESQTRSKQLDTVSEMVTNQQADNRK; encoded by the exons ATGGAGGGCACTGCTCCTTTAGAAGCCAAAGAGAACAACTCATTGTCACCAG aTTACTTGTCTAATGAGAGCCTGGAGTACTACATGGTGCTGAGTGACGTGGAGAAGATAGCCATTGGCTCCATCTGTTACCTGGCGGGTCCTATTACACTGCTTGAAAATGCACTTGTGTTGGGTGTGATCACTGCCACAGCGTCTCTACGGCACCGGCCATCCTTCCTGTTCATTGGCAGCCTTGCTCTGGCTGACGTCTTTGCCAGCTGTTTCTTCACCACTAGTTTCCTGGACTTCCATCTCTATCGTCGCAGTGACAACGCCACGGCCTACCTCTTCAAGTTAGGTGGTGTGACCATGGCCTTCACCAGCTCAGTGGGAAGTTTACTGCTGACTGCTCTGGATCGCTACCTGTGCATATACCACGCATCCAGGTACAAAGTGATGCTGACCCGTCGACGAGCCCTGCTGAGCCTTCTAGCTCTCTGGACCACCACCATCTTCATCTCCTTCTTGCCTCTCATAGGCTGGAGGTGCCACACAGAGCTTAAGTTGCCCTGCTCACATCTGTTTCCCTACATCAACAAGGGGTATCTGGCCTGCTGGGTCAGCTTCATCCTGGTGCTTCTGGCTCTCATTATGGGGGCCTACGCACTCATCTTATGGAAGGCCCACCGTCATGAATCCTCCATGGCCAGCCTCCAGGGAGCAGCAGGGACACGCCAAGCCCGCATGAGGATGGATATCCGGCTGGCTCGAACCTTTGGCCTGATCCTGCTCATACTAGTGAGTTGCTGGCTTCCTGCACTCTCCTTCATGTTAGCTGATGTCTGTATAAGACTGTCCCGCCCCAAACAGAGGGCATTCGCCTTTGTCAGCACCCTCTGCCTGCTTAACTCTGCAGTCAATCCGCTGTTGTATGCTCTGCGCTGCAGAGAGCTTCGAGTGGCTCTGCTGAAGTGCATACAAAGGCTGTGCGTGTTTGGGAGATGTCAAACACCTTCAGCAGACTTAACCCCAGGACTACAGTCTACAGACCACAACTTCTCTGGCGTCTCTGAGACTGATGAAAGCCAAACCAGAAGCAAACAACTTGACACAGTCTCAGAAATGGTAACAAATCAGCAGGCGgacaacagaaaatga
- the rhbdl2 gene encoding rhomboid-related protein 2 gives MDNDDIEQQEPFPVDRDGRQYQVQVDQVQVDGNRKPGCCERFQQSVSRWMLPEELRSKYLERANCCPPPIFIILISIAELAVFIYYAVWKPQKQWVTLDDGIWNSPLTYKPECRQEAWRFISYMFVHAGVQHILGNLLMQLLLGIPLELVHKGFEVGMVYLAGVLAGSLASSIFDPLSALVGASGGVYALMGGYLMNAVVNFREMIPLLGVFRILVIVLFVGIDFGFAFYRRFVSDEAGMKVSFVAHFGGILAGMTIGYVFFSDYNKKLLKDPRFWLCIVGFVVCVLFAVLFNIFLSPAP, from the exons ATGGACAACGATGACATCGAGCAGCAGGAGCCGTTTCCTGTGGACCGCGATGGGAGACAGTATCAGGTTCAGGTGGACCAGGTTCAGGTGGACGGTAACAGGAAGCCAGGATGTTGTGAGAGGTTCCAACAGTCTGTGTCCAGGTGGATGCTTCCCGAAGAGTTGCGCAGCAAGTACCTGGAACGTGCCAACTGCTGCCCGCCccccatcttcatcatcctcatcagtATTGCTGAG cTGGCAGTGTTTATCTACTACGCTGTTTGGAAGCCCCAGAAACAGTGGGTGACCCTGGATGATGGCATCTGGAACAGCCCCCTCACCTACAAGCCTGAGTGCAGGCAGGAAGCATGGCGCTTTATCTCCTACATGTTTGTCCATGCTGG TGTACAGCACATTCTGGGCAACCTGTTGATGCAGCTGTTGCTGGGGATCCCACTGGAACTGGTCCACAAGGGGTTTGAGGTGGGAATGGTTTACCTTGCCGGAGTCCTGGCTG GCTCTTTGGCCAGCTCCATCTTTGATCCGCTCAGTGCGCTGGTGGGGGCCTCTGGGGGTGTTTATGCCTTAATGGGAGGCTATTTAATGAATGCTGTGGTG AATTTCCGAGAGATGATTCCTCTCCTGGGTGTGTTTCGCATCCTTGTCATTGTCCTTTTTG TTGGTATAGATTTTGGATTTGCCTTTTACAGAAGATTTGTCAGTGACGAGGCTGGAATGAAG GTGTCATTTGTGGCTCATTTTGGAGGAATTTTGGCAGGGATGACCATCGGCTACGTCTTCTTCAGTGATTACAATAAGAAGCTACTCAAAGACCCACGGTTCTGGCTCTGTATAGTGGGCTTTGTAGTCTGTGTGCTCTTTGCCGTCCTCTTCAATATCTTTCTCTCACCAGCACCATAG
- the pnrc2 gene encoding proline-rich nuclear receptor coactivator 2 — MGGGERYNIPVSHPERPLPKKNHQLGRAKQRSRDQNGAAAASVGGAGGLQHHGHRRSDKGAAYHRSPEARQAASAEKNASVRFATNYDQNWEGAVSHLNTLLATQGSPSYAGPKFSEPPSPSVLPKPPSHWVSFPIGSCDNREMMAFQLKSLLKVQA, encoded by the coding sequence atgggaggtggagagaggtACAACATTCCAGTTTCCCACCCTGAGCGCCCTTTGCCTAAGAAGAACCATCAACTTGGGAGGGCTAAGCAGAGAAGCCGTGACCAgaatggagcagcagcagcatctgtaGGAGGGGCAGGGGGCCTTCAGCACCATGGCCACCGCCGGAGCGACAAAGGTGCAGCTTACCACAGGTCTCCAGAGGCGCGGCAGGCCGcgtctgcagagaaaaatgcTTCTGTCCGTTTTGCCACCAACTATGATCAGAACTGGGAGGGTGCAGTGTCTCACCTCAACACGCTCCTTGCCACACAGGGAAGTCCAAGCTACGCAGGGCCTAAGTTCAGTGAGCCACCCTCGCCTAGCGTGCTGCCTAAACCCCCCAGTCACTGGGTGTCCTTCCCAATTGGTTCCTGTGACAACAGGGAGATGATGGCCTTCCAACTCAAGAGCCTCCTCAAAGTGCAGGCCTGA
- the akirin1 gene encoding akirin-1 produces the protein MACGATLKRSMEFEALLSPQSPKRRRCNPLPGTPGTPSPQRCNLRPPVDSPTHSMSPPALGGEHRLTPEQIFQNLRQEYSRIQRRRQLEGAFNQTEACSSSDAPSPSSSLNAPSSPPGASRKDQPSFTLKQVSFLCERLLKDHEEKIREEYEQILNTKLAEQYESFVKFTQDQIMRRYGARPASYVS, from the exons ATGGCTTGCGGAGCTACGTTAAAACGGTCGATGGAGTTTGAGGCCCTCCTCAGCCCCCAGTCTCCCAAGCGGAGAAGGTGCAATCCACTACCGGGGACTCCTGGCACTCCGTCCCCGCAAAGATGCAACCTCCGTCCCCCGGTCGACAGCCCCACGCATTCGATGTCCCCTCCGGCCTTAGGAGGCGAACACAGGCTCACCCCAG AGCAGATTTTCCAGAATCTCCGCCAGGAGTACAGCCGGATCCAGAGGCGGCGGCAGCTGGAAGGGGCCTTCAACCAGACTGAGGCCTGCAGCTCCAGTGACGCCCCCAGCCCCAGTTCATCCCTTAACGCTCCCAGCTCCCCACCAG gTGCCTCAAGGAAGGACCAGCCTTCGTTCACACTGAAGCAGGTGAGCTTTCTGTGTGAGCGGCTGCTCAAAGATCACGAGGAGAAGATCCGGGAGGAGTACGAACAGATCCTTAATACAAAACTTGCAG AACAATATGAATCTTTTGTGAAATTTACGCAAGACCAGATCATGCGAAGATATGGAGCCCGGCCTGCTAGTT ATGTCTCCTGA
- the LOC115044519 gene encoding c-Myc-binding protein-like: protein MSHPRVSDTKREQFRRYLEKAGVVDSLTSVLVALYEQPDRPSNALEFVKQHLGAAGQISADSEALQQEVLDLRQRCARLTEENKDLKARLQHYEPVSEDGATAE from the exons ATGTCTCATCCaaga GTTTCAGACACCAAAAGGGAGCAGTTTCGGAGGTACTTGGAGAAAGCCGGTGTTGTTGACAGTCTTACTAGTG TACTCGTGGCTTTGTATGAACAACCCGATAGGCCCAGCAATGCCCTGGA ATTTGTGAAGCAGCATCTCGGTGCTGCTGGCCAGATTTCAGCTGACTCTGAGGCTCTGCAGCAGGAGGTGCTTGACCTAAGGCAGAGGTGTGCACGTttgacagaggaaaacaaagacctCAAAGCAAGG CTTCAACACTATGAACCAGTATCAGAAGATGGAGCCACAGCTGAGTAG